A single window of Selenomonas sputigena DNA harbors:
- a CDS encoding VRR-NUC domain-containing protein → MANKTEHEIQNEIRLAVTRKSKATTLFRANVGKAWTGKKVVCSDDMITLHEARPFTTGLPIGFPDLFGLKKVKITEDMVGKEVAMFVFLEVKRPGGRVMKAQERMIEHLQSLGARGGIVHSADEAIGVLEEKP, encoded by the coding sequence ATGGCAAACAAAACCGAGCATGAGATACAAAATGAGATTCGTTTGGCCGTGACACGAAAAAGCAAGGCAACGACGCTTTTCCGCGCGAATGTCGGCAAGGCATGGACAGGGAAGAAGGTCGTCTGCTCGGACGACATGATCACGCTGCATGAAGCGCGTCCCTTTACGACGGGACTGCCCATCGGCTTTCCCGATCTCTTCGGACTGAAAAAGGTGAAGATCACGGAAGATATGGTCGGAAAGGAAGTCGCCATGTTCGTATTCCTCGAAGTGAAGCGCCCGGGCGGGCGTGTGATGAAGGCGCAGGAGCGCATGATCGAGCATCTGCAGAGTCTGGGTGCTCGCGGCGGCATCGTTCACTCTGCCGACGAGGCGATCGGCGTGCTTGAGGAAAAGCCTTGA
- a CDS encoding DUF927 domain-containing protein: protein MELLYQSAEGYTYLWKLPEKQTVSFSLDQLDAMTRMAHEEGAAYRRDMFFSVGISAGEYPSNKRAKNEDIIAIPALWVDIDIAGAGHTAKNLPPDYASARALLPGAIDPTAIVMSGHGIHAYYVMREAMPTTTDAERSEAVDLLRRLQYVVRANADAHGWTVDNTTDLARVLRLPGTMNFKGAPVACEVVEYDAARLYNPEDFDILPPVEEAASKAVRKTKFERRQTDGDAKLMLANCAFLQHFQQNYKTLPEPVWKAACTNLMRGVGGEDLIVPLVRDWLGDKYNEQETLKKLTHYLDDCQPQTCTHIKTELGFQGCSDCPGVKSPCAWSLGKVPQAIAKIREITLPDVENTLNEEILGALALVNRENGLEYARFKERCKGRVNLNDLQREVKRMQAKQAGLSVVEGGAAEAGQRLGDVTTRSILPDTPLDLIVPPNFSYSANGIYEVRMTDAGEVQRLAAGAPVIISEKQYNIDTQAEKVQISFRYYGRWMHAVCKRSEVFSARGILALADRGLNTSSEAAKYLVKYLQVLEAANPDIPLVHAVSKIGWRPDGLTEFVIPSSSKYRVDMDDDGELSAAFTQGGTLDEWKRAAEAIRFHPFARFALAAAFAAPLLKICKNRNFMIYFWGTSGGGKTAAQRFALSVWGNPKRLMKSFYGTTNGLERAAEYSNDFPLVINERQVMMGNNKQESLESLVYMLEGGHGKVRASKFGIRKTATWRTIAMASGEEPLSKESSIQGVKTRLIELNVYPVLPEMVAKMVYAMDEEQHGTAGRAFVERLLQEASTAYAEILAARQALIARLRTDYPEHFEPHIDNVATVAIADMLSSLWLFGEPSETAQQEAYDMAAAIMAELPTRIEISDTQRAWDFVEAWLVSNWQHFSNDNGYEARAKLSPEYGFIRNGYINVYPIYLRDALDGAGFASNKFLKELAETGLICSTPEKGRRRFTKRVSYGGAKIHVVQIPQREERLL, encoded by the coding sequence TTGGAGCTGCTTTATCAAAGCGCCGAAGGGTATACCTATCTGTGGAAATTGCCGGAGAAGCAGACCGTCAGCTTTTCCCTGGATCAGCTGGACGCCATGACGCGGATGGCGCACGAAGAGGGTGCCGCCTACCGTCGGGACATGTTTTTCTCAGTCGGTATATCTGCAGGAGAATATCCGTCGAATAAACGCGCGAAAAACGAGGACATCATCGCCATCCCTGCGCTCTGGGTAGACATCGACATCGCGGGCGCGGGACATACCGCGAAGAACCTGCCGCCGGACTATGCGTCGGCGCGTGCGCTCCTGCCGGGCGCGATCGATCCGACGGCGATCGTCATGAGCGGGCACGGCATCCACGCCTATTATGTCATGAGAGAGGCGATGCCGACGACGACGGATGCTGAGCGTTCCGAGGCAGTCGATCTCCTGCGCCGCCTGCAGTACGTCGTCCGCGCGAATGCGGATGCGCATGGCTGGACGGTCGACAACACGACGGATCTCGCGCGCGTGCTGCGCCTGCCGGGAACGATGAATTTCAAGGGAGCGCCCGTGGCGTGCGAGGTTGTCGAATACGATGCGGCGCGACTCTACAATCCCGAGGATTTTGACATATTGCCGCCCGTCGAAGAAGCCGCATCGAAGGCTGTGCGCAAAACAAAATTCGAGCGGCGGCAGACTGACGGCGACGCGAAGCTGATGCTCGCAAACTGCGCCTTCCTGCAGCATTTCCAGCAAAACTATAAGACGCTCCCGGAGCCGGTCTGGAAGGCCGCCTGCACGAATCTCATGCGCGGCGTGGGCGGTGAGGATCTCATCGTGCCGCTCGTCAGGGATTGGCTCGGCGATAAGTACAATGAGCAAGAAACGCTGAAGAAGCTCACGCACTATCTTGATGACTGCCAACCGCAGACCTGCACGCATATCAAAACGGAACTGGGCTTTCAAGGCTGCTCCGACTGCCCCGGCGTAAAATCGCCGTGCGCGTGGTCGCTCGGCAAGGTGCCGCAGGCGATCGCGAAGATTCGTGAAATTACGTTGCCGGATGTCGAAAACACGCTGAATGAGGAAATCCTTGGGGCGCTCGCGCTCGTCAATCGAGAAAACGGCTTGGAATATGCACGCTTCAAGGAACGCTGCAAGGGCAGGGTCAATCTGAATGATTTGCAGCGCGAAGTGAAGCGTATGCAGGCGAAGCAGGCTGGGCTCTCAGTGGTCGAGGGCGGCGCCGCAGAAGCAGGGCAAAGGCTCGGCGATGTGACGACGCGCTCGATCTTGCCGGACACGCCGCTCGATCTCATCGTGCCGCCGAATTTTTCCTACAGCGCGAACGGCATATACGAGGTGCGGATGACGGACGCGGGAGAGGTGCAGCGGCTCGCTGCAGGTGCTCCTGTCATCATCTCGGAAAAGCAGTACAACATCGACACGCAGGCGGAGAAGGTGCAGATTTCCTTCCGCTATTACGGCCGTTGGATGCACGCGGTATGCAAGCGTTCGGAGGTGTTTTCCGCACGCGGCATCCTTGCGCTCGCCGATCGCGGTCTCAATACGTCGAGCGAGGCGGCGAAATACCTGGTCAAATACCTGCAGGTGCTCGAAGCCGCCAACCCGGACATTCCGCTCGTCCATGCCGTGTCAAAGATTGGCTGGCGTCCCGATGGATTGACCGAGTTTGTCATCCCTTCGTCGAGCAAGTACCGCGTCGACATGGACGACGACGGCGAGCTCTCTGCAGCATTCACGCAGGGCGGGACGCTTGACGAGTGGAAGCGGGCGGCCGAGGCGATCCGATTTCATCCGTTCGCCCGCTTCGCCTTGGCGGCGGCGTTCGCCGCTCCGCTCCTCAAGATCTGCAAGAACCGCAATTTCATGATTTATTTCTGGGGCACGTCGGGCGGCGGCAAGACGGCGGCGCAGCGCTTCGCGCTCTCGGTCTGGGGCAATCCGAAGCGACTCATGAAATCGTTCTACGGGACGACGAACGGGCTTGAGCGCGCCGCCGAGTACAGCAACGATTTCCCGCTCGTCATCAATGAGCGCCAGGTCATGATGGGCAACAACAAGCAGGAATCCTTGGAGAGTCTCGTCTATATGCTTGAGGGCGGTCATGGCAAGGTGCGTGCGAGCAAGTTCGGCATCCGCAAGACCGCCACATGGCGTACGATCGCGATGGCGTCGGGCGAGGAGCCGCTGTCAAAGGAGTCGAGCATCCAGGGCGTCAAGACGCGCCTCATTGAGCTGAACGTCTATCCCGTACTGCCGGAGATGGTCGCCAAGATGGTCTATGCGATGGATGAGGAGCAGCACGGCACTGCCGGCAGGGCGTTTGTTGAGCGGCTTCTGCAGGAGGCGTCGACGGCGTATGCGGAGATTCTTGCGGCGCGTCAGGCGCTGATCGCAAGGCTTCGGACGGATTATCCCGAGCACTTCGAGCCGCACATCGACAACGTGGCGACGGTCGCCATCGCGGACATGCTTTCGAGCCTGTGGCTTTTCGGCGAGCCGTCCGAGACGGCGCAGCAGGAGGCGTACGATATGGCTGCCGCCATCATGGCGGAGCTGCCGACGAGGATCGAGATATCCGATACGCAGCGTGCGTGGGACTTCGTGGAGGCGTGGCTTGTGAGTAACTGGCAGCATTTCAGCAATGACAACGGTTATGAAGCGCGCGCCAAACTGTCGCCGGAATACGGCTTCATCCGCAACGGCTATATCAACGTCTATCCGATATATCTGCGCGATGCGCTCGATGGGGCGGGGTTTGCGTCCAACAAGTTTTTAAAAGAGCTTGCCGAGACCGGGCTGATCTGCTCGACGCCCGAAAAGGGCAGGCGAAGATTTACGAAGAGGGTCAGCTATGGTGGGGCGAAGATTCATGTCGTACAGATTCCACAAAGAGAGGAGCGCTTGTTATGA